One Rhodoferax ferrireducens T118 DNA segment encodes these proteins:
- a CDS encoding M48 family metallopeptidase, with product MNTPYHCPLCLTRRLALQGMALTLVLPGATWPIALAREGVDVGGNSVFSNLVPAETVERSAGQQYAQLLQQAAAQHALGSKDHPQVRRLRAIANKIIPFASTWNPRASNWRWEVSLIGSKQINAFCMPGGKIAFYSGILEQLKLTDAEIATVMGHEMAHALREHARARLGKNAATGIGASLLGQVLGLGNLGQTVTNYGAQLLTLQFSRSDESDADLVGMELAARAGFDPRAGVTLWQKMAAASRGAPPQWLSTHPSGSTRISDIERNLPKVTPLYERAKQ from the coding sequence ATGAATACACCATACCACTGCCCCTTGTGTCTGACGCGCCGCCTGGCGCTGCAAGGCATGGCCCTGACGCTGGTTCTGCCGGGCGCCACATGGCCGATCGCGCTGGCACGTGAGGGCGTCGATGTCGGCGGCAATTCGGTCTTCAGCAATCTGGTGCCGGCCGAAACGGTGGAGCGCTCGGCCGGCCAGCAATACGCCCAGCTGTTGCAACAGGCGGCGGCCCAGCACGCGCTGGGCAGCAAAGACCATCCCCAGGTGCGGCGTCTGCGCGCCATTGCCAACAAGATCATTCCGTTTGCCAGCACTTGGAATCCGCGGGCCAGCAACTGGCGCTGGGAAGTCAGCCTGATCGGCAGCAAGCAGATCAACGCGTTTTGTATGCCGGGCGGAAAAATTGCTTTCTACAGCGGCATCCTGGAACAACTCAAACTCACCGATGCTGAAATCGCCACCGTCATGGGGCACGAGATGGCCCATGCCCTGCGGGAGCACGCCCGCGCTCGCCTGGGCAAGAATGCCGCCACCGGCATCGGCGCCAGCCTGTTGGGACAGGTGCTTGGCTTGGGTAATTTGGGCCAAACCGTCACCAACTACGGTGCGCAGTTACTGACGCTGCAGTTCAGCCGCAGCGACGAATCGGATGCTGACCTGGTGGGTATGGAGTTGGCGGCTCGTGCCGGCTTTGACCCGCGCGCCGGTGTCACGTTGTGGCAAAAAATGGCCGCCGCCAGTCGGGGCGCGCCGCCGCAGTGGCTGTCCACCCACCCCTCGGGCAGCACCCGCATCAGCGATATTGAACGCAACCTGCCCAAAGTGACGCCGCTGTATGAGCGGGCCAAGCAGTAG
- the ipdC gene encoding indolepyruvate/phenylpyruvate decarboxylase: protein MNLTESLLHALKAHGARQIFGIPGDFALPYFRIIEKSAILPLYTLSHEPGVGFAADACGRISGGLGVAAVTYGAGAFNMVNAVASAYAEKSPLVVLSGGPGKGESQSGLLLHHQAKTLDSQFQIYKEITCDQVRLDDAERAPADIARALANCLRHSQPVYIEIPRDMVAEPCLPVTAQAALAVDPDALDACVTDILQRLAQASAPVLMAGVEVRRFGLEAKVAELSSRLALPVVTSFMGVGLLAQTEAPLVGTYLGVAGLPEVTQLVENSDGLFLLGVIVSDTNFAVSEKKIDLRKTIRALAGQVTMGYHTYSHIPLAALVDHLLLRVPATDKKFSVKHQSYPHGLVADAASITPTDIATAVNDLMARHGKLPIASDMGDCLFTALDIEHTALIAPGYYATMGFGVPAGLGLQAATGERPLILVGDGAFQMTGWELGNCRRYGWDPIVLLFNNASWEMLRTFQPESGFNDLDHWGFAEMAAGMGGDGVRVNTRAELKAALDKAIATRGRFQLIDITIPRGVLSETLSRFVAGVKRLSTPQ, encoded by the coding sequence ATGAACCTCACCGAATCCCTGCTGCACGCCCTCAAGGCGCATGGCGCACGGCAAATCTTTGGCATCCCCGGCGACTTCGCGCTGCCGTACTTTCGTATTATTGAGAAGTCCGCCATCCTGCCGCTGTACACCTTGTCACACGAGCCGGGCGTGGGTTTTGCCGCTGACGCCTGTGGCCGTATCAGCGGTGGCCTGGGTGTGGCGGCTGTGACCTATGGCGCCGGCGCCTTCAACATGGTCAATGCGGTGGCGTCGGCCTACGCCGAGAAATCACCGCTGGTGGTGCTGTCGGGCGGTCCCGGCAAGGGCGAATCTCAATCCGGACTCTTGTTGCACCACCAGGCCAAGACATTGGATTCGCAGTTCCAGATTTACAAGGAAATTACCTGCGATCAGGTTCGGCTGGATGATGCCGAGCGCGCCCCGGCCGACATCGCCCGGGCGCTGGCCAATTGCCTGCGCCATTCGCAACCGGTGTACATCGAGATTCCGCGCGACATGGTGGCCGAACCCTGCTTGCCGGTGACGGCGCAGGCCGCTTTGGCGGTTGACCCGGATGCGCTGGACGCCTGCGTGACAGACATTTTGCAGCGCCTGGCGCAAGCCAGCGCGCCCGTCCTGATGGCGGGCGTTGAAGTGCGGCGTTTCGGGCTGGAGGCCAAGGTCGCCGAATTGTCAAGTCGGCTGGCGCTGCCGGTGGTCACCAGTTTCATGGGTGTTGGCTTGCTGGCGCAAACCGAGGCACCCCTGGTCGGCACCTACCTCGGCGTGGCGGGCTTGCCCGAGGTGACGCAACTGGTGGAAAACTCCGACGGTTTGTTTCTGCTCGGCGTGATTGTGTCGGACACCAATTTCGCCGTGTCGGAGAAGAAGATCGATCTGCGCAAAACCATACGGGCTCTGGCGGGCCAGGTCACGATGGGTTACCACACCTATTCCCATATACCGCTGGCGGCGCTGGTGGACCACCTGCTGCTGCGGGTGCCGGCCACCGACAAGAAGTTTTCGGTCAAACACCAGAGCTATCCGCACGGCCTGGTGGCGGACGCCGCGTCCATCACACCCACTGACATCGCCACCGCCGTCAATGACCTGATGGCCAGGCACGGAAAACTGCCGATTGCCTCCGACATGGGTGACTGCCTGTTTACCGCGCTGGACATTGAACACACCGCCCTGATCGCGCCCGGCTACTACGCCACCATGGGTTTTGGTGTGCCCGCCGGCCTGGGTCTGCAGGCCGCGACCGGTGAGCGCCCGCTGATCCTGGTCGGTGACGGCGCGTTCCAGATGACCGGCTGGGAGCTGGGCAATTGCCGACGCTATGGCTGGGACCCGATCGTGCTGCTGTTCAACAACGCCAGCTGGGAAATGCTGCGCACCTTCCAGCCCGAGTCTGGCTTCAATGACCTCGACCACTGGGGTTTTGCCGAAATGGCAGCCGGCATGGGGGGAGATGGAGTGCGGGTCAACACCCGCGCCGAGCTCAAGGCCGCGCTGGACAAGGCGATTGCAACCCGCGGGCGTTTTCAGTTGATTGACATCACGATCCCGCGTGGTGTGCTGTCAGAAACGCTTTCGCGCTTTGTGGCCGGGGTCAAGCGGCTCAGCACGCCGCAATAG
- a CDS encoding ammonium transporter, which produces MEALKQGADTLFILLGAVMVLAMHAGFAFLELGTVRRKNQVNALVKILVDFSVSTIAYFLVGYGVAYGTHFFVGAEQLAAKNGFELVRFFFLLTFAAAIPAIISGGIAERARFWPQLIATAVIVGFVYPFFEGIAWNQHFGVQGWIKSLTGAEFHDFAGSVVVHAVGGWVALPAVILLGARANRYRKDGGISAHPPSSIPFLALGAWVLTVGWFGFNVMSAQTLDKISGLVAVNSLMAMVGGTLAALVAGKNDPGFVHNGPLAGLVAVCAGSDLMHPLGALVVGVVAGALFVRMFTLTQNRWKIDDVLGVWPLHGLCGTWGGIAAGIFGSQALGGLGGVNLGAQLIGTAMGVAWAVAGGLLVYGGLKAVMGLRLSQEEEYNGADLSIHMISATAEREVNW; this is translated from the coding sequence ATGGAAGCACTCAAACAGGGCGCCGACACCTTGTTCATCTTGCTCGGCGCCGTCATGGTGCTGGCCATGCATGCAGGTTTTGCATTTCTGGAGCTCGGCACGGTCCGCCGCAAGAATCAGGTCAATGCGCTGGTCAAGATCCTGGTGGACTTTTCGGTCTCGACCATCGCGTACTTTCTGGTGGGTTATGGCGTCGCCTATGGCACTCATTTTTTTGTCGGCGCCGAGCAGTTGGCCGCCAAGAACGGTTTCGAGCTGGTCAGGTTCTTTTTCTTGCTGACGTTTGCCGCCGCCATTCCGGCCATTATTTCGGGCGGCATTGCCGAGCGCGCCCGCTTCTGGCCGCAACTGATCGCCACGGCGGTCATCGTCGGCTTTGTCTACCCATTTTTTGAGGGCATTGCCTGGAACCAGCATTTTGGCGTGCAGGGCTGGATCAAAAGCCTGACCGGCGCCGAGTTTCATGACTTTGCCGGCAGCGTGGTGGTGCACGCGGTGGGCGGCTGGGTTGCGCTGCCCGCCGTGATCTTGTTGGGCGCGCGCGCCAACCGCTACCGCAAGGACGGCGGCATTTCGGCCCATCCACCATCGAGCATTCCGTTTCTGGCGCTGGGTGCCTGGGTGCTGACGGTCGGCTGGTTTGGCTTTAACGTGATGAGCGCACAAACGCTGGACAAGATCTCGGGGCTGGTGGCGGTCAACTCGCTGATGGCGATGGTGGGCGGCACGCTGGCGGCGCTGGTGGCAGGCAAGAATGACCCTGGCTTTGTGCACAACGGACCCCTGGCAGGGCTGGTCGCCGTGTGCGCTGGCTCCGATCTGATGCACCCATTAGGTGCACTGGTGGTGGGTGTGGTGGCCGGTGCTCTGTTTGTGCGCATGTTCACCCTGACGCAAAACAGATGGAAGATTGACGACGTGCTGGGCGTGTGGCCACTACATGGCCTGTGCGGCACCTGGGGCGGCATTGCCGCCGGTATTTTTGGCAGCCAAGCGCTCGGCGGCCTGGGGGGCGTGAATCTGGGCGCCCAACTGATCGGCACCGCCATGGGTGTGGCCTGGGCCGTGGCGGGTGGTCTGCTGGTTTATGGCGGACTCAAAGCCGTCATGGGCTTGCGCCTGAGCCAGGAGGAAGAATACAACGGCGCCGACCTGTCCATTCACATGATCAGCGCCACGGCCGAGCGCGAGGTCAACTGGTGA
- a CDS encoding TMEM165/GDT1 family protein, whose translation MDAFLVSTGIVALAEMGDKTQLLALLLAVRFRRPWPIVLGIFVATLANHALAGAVGAWVTTVLGPDVLRWVLGGSFIAMAVWMLIPDKMDDDETGAAPRFGVFGTTVIAFFLAEMGDKTQVATVMLAAQYHAYFSVIAGTTLGMMLANAPVVWLGERMTRLLPLRAVHIVSALIFLGLGLAALLGWI comes from the coding sequence ATGGACGCATTTTTAGTTTCAACCGGTATCGTGGCCTTGGCCGAAATGGGTGACAAAACCCAACTACTCGCACTTCTGCTGGCGGTGCGCTTTCGCCGGCCCTGGCCGATTGTGCTGGGCATCTTTGTCGCCACCCTAGCCAACCACGCCCTGGCAGGGGCTGTGGGGGCCTGGGTGACCACCGTGCTGGGACCGGATGTGCTGCGCTGGGTGCTGGGCGGCTCGTTCATCGCCATGGCGGTCTGGATGCTGATTCCCGACAAGATGGACGACGACGAAACGGGCGCGGCGCCCCGGTTTGGTGTCTTTGGCACCACCGTCATCGCCTTTTTCCTGGCCGAGATGGGGGATAAAACCCAAGTTGCCACCGTCATGCTGGCGGCGCAATACCACGCTTATTTTTCAGTCATAGCCGGTACCACGCTGGGCATGATGCTGGCCAATGCGCCGGTGGTCTGGCTGGGTGAACGCATGACACGACTGCTGCCGCTGCGCGCGGTGCACATCGTGTCTGCCTTGATCTTCCTGGGGCTGGGGC